One Gemmatimonadaceae bacterium DNA segment encodes these proteins:
- the queC gene encoding 7-cyano-7-deazaguanine synthase QueC has protein sequence MHRDNAVLLLSGGLDSSTLLALATSQGYLVHALSFRYGQRHSAEIDASKKIAARFEVVEHIVSEIDLRIFGGSALTSDIAVPRDRAVDDSEDIPITYVPARNTIFLSVALAWAEVLGARDIFIGVNALDYSGYPDCRPEFIDAFQTMARLATRAGVEGAGDLRIRTPLMDMSKADIIRLGLELGVDYGMTVSCYDPAPLGHACGHCDACQLRRRGFEEAGAADPAQHTSRTSPGRAGRGR, from the coding sequence ATGCATCGTGATAACGCTGTTCTACTGTTGAGCGGCGGGCTCGACTCCTCGACATTGCTCGCGCTCGCGACGAGCCAGGGATATCTGGTTCACGCCTTGAGCTTTCGCTACGGCCAGCGGCACAGCGCCGAAATCGACGCATCGAAGAAGATCGCGGCGCGGTTCGAGGTAGTCGAGCACATCGTCTCTGAAATCGACCTCCGCATCTTCGGTGGGTCTGCGCTGACTTCGGATATTGCAGTGCCGAGGGATCGCGCGGTTGACGATAGCGAGGACATCCCGATCACCTACGTGCCCGCCCGCAACACGATTTTCCTCTCCGTTGCTCTGGCGTGGGCTGAAGTTCTGGGAGCACGCGACATTTTTATCGGCGTCAACGCCCTTGACTACAGCGGTTATCCAGACTGTCGTCCCGAGTTCATCGACGCGTTTCAGACGATGGCGCGACTTGCGACGCGCGCCGGAGTAGAGGGGGCAGGCGACCTCCGGATTCGAACACCCCTGATGGACATGTCCAAAGCAGACATCATCAGGCTCGGCCTCGAGCTCGGAGTCGATTACGGAATGACGGTGAGCTGTTATGATCCGGCTCCCCTCGGGCACGCCTGCGGACATTGCGATGCGTGCCAGCTGCGAAGACGCGGGTTCGAGGAGGCCGGGGCGGCGGATCCAGCCCAGCATACTTCCCGAACTTCCCCCGGTCGAGCGGGCCGGGGCCGCTGA
- the queE gene encoding 7-carboxy-7-deazaguanine synthase, giving the protein MAYTVKEIFYTLQGEGANAGRAAVFCRFSGCNLWNGREEDRERAVCKFCDTDFVGVGPDGGRFQTAESLAGRIVLAWRGNDASGRRFVVCTGGEPLLQVDGALIDSIHGAGFEVAVETNGSRLAPAGVDWICVSPKAGASLVQTSGDELKLVFPQPGAMPSDLEHLKFRHYFLQPMDGPLAAENTRAAVDYCMRHPQWRLSLQTHKQLGIR; this is encoded by the coding sequence ATGGCGTACACGGTAAAGGAAATTTTCTACACGCTACAGGGCGAAGGGGCCAATGCAGGGCGAGCAGCGGTGTTTTGCCGTTTTTCGGGATGCAACCTGTGGAACGGGCGGGAGGAAGACAGAGAGCGCGCAGTCTGCAAATTCTGCGATACCGATTTTGTCGGCGTCGGTCCCGATGGCGGCAGGTTTCAGACGGCCGAGTCACTTGCCGGGCGGATTGTGCTGGCCTGGCGCGGCAATGATGCCAGCGGCCGACGCTTCGTCGTGTGCACCGGCGGCGAGCCACTGCTGCAGGTAGACGGTGCACTCATCGATTCAATTCACGGCGCGGGATTCGAGGTTGCGGTCGAGACCAATGGATCCAGACTCGCGCCCGCCGGCGTTGACTGGATCTGCGTCAGTCCGAAAGCCGGTGCGTCGCTGGTCCAGACATCAGGGGACGAGCTCAAGCTCGTCTTTCCTCAACCCGGGGCGATGCCCTCCGACCTGGAGCATCTGAAGTTTCGCCACTATTTCCTTCAACCGATGGATGGCCCACTGGCGGCGGAGAACACTCGCGCTGCCGTCGATTACTGCATGCGGCACCCTCAATGGCGATTGAGCCTGCAGACCCACAAGCAACTCGGGATTCGATGA
- a CDS encoding DUF4331 family protein encodes MKSKFPGGNRTGALLVAAVIVASVAGLGALLASDHQDTPEVELNPRMDISDVYAFPGSSPDRIVLAVTTSSPIGGQTASFDPNLLYQIKVDNTGDAKEDLVFQITFDGAAGSSQQVLVRGPVAPAATGTMATLVTTGTTIEGAVNASLGSATGVQVFAGLRGDPFFIDLEQFFKILPDRRPSTGGLSSPLTQTATGFRNPGVDLLAPFNALAIVIELPKSQLLPSTAADAKFGVWATVSR; translated from the coding sequence ATGAAGAGCAAGTTCCCCGGCGGCAACCGTACTGGCGCACTCCTGGTCGCCGCCGTAATTGTGGCAAGTGTCGCGGGGCTCGGCGCACTGCTCGCGTCCGACCACCAGGATACGCCTGAAGTCGAGCTGAACCCGCGCATGGACATCAGTGATGTCTATGCGTTCCCTGGGTCCAGTCCCGACCGCATTGTGCTCGCAGTCACGACGTCTTCCCCGATTGGCGGCCAGACGGCGTCCTTCGATCCGAATCTGTTGTATCAGATCAAGGTGGATAACACGGGCGATGCAAAGGAAGACCTCGTCTTTCAGATAACGTTCGACGGAGCGGCTGGCAGCAGCCAGCAAGTGCTCGTCCGCGGTCCTGTCGCCCCCGCAGCTACTGGTACGATGGCTACACTCGTCACTACCGGCACAACGATCGAAGGCGCTGTCAACGCGTCACTGGGCTCTGCGACAGGAGTGCAGGTATTTGCGGGATTGCGCGGCGATCCGTTCTTCATCGACCTCGAGCAGTTCTTCAAAATCCTGCCGGACCGGCGCCCTTCGACAGGGGGATTGTCCAGTCCGCTCACGCAAACCGCGACCGGCTTCCGCAACCCGGGCGTCGATCTGCTGGCTCCGTTCAATGCGCTCGCAATTGTCATCGAGCTTCCAAAGTCGCAACTCCTCCCTTCTACCGCCGCCGACGCAAAGTTCGGTGTGTGGGCAACAGTCAGCCGGTAA
- a CDS encoding DUF4331 family protein — protein MNFRKSARCAAPSRLVAGIAALSLVLAVVACNDEGDEILGPGTNRTYTQIERLGNPLVSEVFFPKRDHGLHNTKGPESDGTSMSLGGTDVPGHIRSFVASFGRSERIITTLGTVLSPDMLMVFPNRATTNPATVGWLTWALAPGVGYGGRRLNDDVVDIALSAVFGNVLDNTQPVLPNLTSDNVPASVRTFSTTFPYLGAPR, from the coding sequence ATGAATTTCCGCAAATCTGCCCGTTGCGCGGCCCCGTCGCGGTTGGTCGCTGGCATCGCCGCACTCTCGCTGGTTCTCGCCGTAGTCGCCTGCAACGATGAGGGTGATGAGATCCTGGGACCGGGAACGAATCGAACTTATACCCAGATCGAAAGGCTTGGAAATCCGCTGGTGTCAGAAGTTTTTTTCCCCAAGCGCGACCACGGCCTGCATAACACCAAAGGGCCCGAGTCCGATGGCACATCGATGTCGTTAGGCGGCACTGACGTTCCGGGTCACATCCGATCGTTCGTCGCGTCTTTCGGTCGCAGCGAAAGAATCATCACAACGCTCGGTACCGTGCTGTCACCTGACATGCTGATGGTTTTTCCAAACCGCGCCACTACCAACCCGGCAACGGTCGGCTGGCTGACGTGGGCGCTCGCTCCAGGTGTGGGCTACGGTGGACGAAGGCTCAACGATGACGTTGTCGACATAGCATTGAGCGCAGTCTTCGGAAACGTACTGGACAACACACAGCCGGTTCTTCCAAATCTCACGTCCGATAATGTGCCGGCCAGTGTAAGAACATTCTCGACGACATTCCCGTACCTCGGAGCGCCAAGGTAA
- a CDS encoding tetratricopeptide repeat protein, whose protein sequence is MIVLVLPAAIAGVWAMSAGRVDHARSENAGSAERDAQIAAWSSALAADSLSAIALGQLGALHLQKARETGDQSSYVRAEEYARRSISLRKTRNGSSFVTLGAALVARHEFAAADSVISELVSREPDIPQYLALLGEIKLERGEYDAARIAFSSVNGVRTHLSVAPRLSRWMELTGNSRGARDLLRQALAEVERRPDLPREQAAWFYLRAGDLDMQHGRLRGARKTFEAGLERNPGDHRLLSAMSRLEAANGNPRMAILFGERAVAIRPDLLTLGALGNAYAVAGDTAMSSQYFKALEATVSASGAAHDRASSLMLLDRNARVREVLAVARTDLLARHDIYGYDILAWALHKSGRNIEARVAMAQALRLGTDDATLSYHAGVIERALGNDARARLHFERALAINPRFDKRPQSVRAMLDSLKS, encoded by the coding sequence ATGATCGTTCTTGTTCTGCCCGCCGCGATTGCGGGTGTATGGGCAATGAGCGCCGGTCGTGTGGACCACGCGCGCAGCGAAAATGCCGGTTCTGCCGAACGGGACGCGCAGATCGCGGCGTGGAGCAGCGCCCTCGCGGCCGATTCCCTGAGTGCTATTGCTCTTGGCCAGCTGGGCGCGCTCCATCTGCAGAAAGCGAGAGAAACCGGCGACCAATCAAGCTACGTCCGTGCTGAGGAGTACGCACGGAGGTCTATTTCGCTGCGCAAGACACGTAACGGGTCGAGCTTCGTCACGCTTGGCGCTGCGCTCGTAGCGCGTCACGAGTTCGCAGCTGCGGACTCTGTCATCAGCGAGCTGGTCAGTCGCGAACCGGATATTCCTCAATACCTGGCGCTGCTTGGCGAAATCAAACTCGAACGCGGCGAGTACGATGCAGCCCGGATCGCATTCAGCTCAGTGAATGGTGTGCGTACGCACCTCTCCGTGGCACCTCGCCTCTCGCGGTGGATGGAGCTGACGGGAAATTCGCGAGGAGCCCGGGATCTGCTGCGTCAGGCGCTAGCCGAGGTCGAACGACGCCCGGATCTTCCGCGCGAACAGGCGGCCTGGTTTTATTTGCGCGCTGGCGACCTGGATATGCAACATGGGCGACTCCGCGGCGCCCGAAAAACGTTCGAGGCCGGGCTCGAGCGAAATCCCGGTGATCATCGGCTGCTTTCAGCGATGTCGCGACTCGAAGCCGCAAACGGAAATCCGCGAATGGCAATCCTTTTCGGTGAGCGCGCGGTTGCAATCCGACCCGATCTTCTCACGCTGGGAGCGCTTGGCAACGCCTATGCCGTTGCGGGGGACACCGCAATGTCGAGTCAGTATTTCAAGGCACTTGAAGCGACAGTTTCGGCAAGCGGTGCCGCGCATGACAGGGCGTCGAGTCTGATGCTGCTCGACCGGAATGCCCGCGTGCGCGAGGTGCTGGCAGTCGCCCGCACCGACCTCTTAGCGCGGCACGACATTTACGGTTACGACATCCTTGCGTGGGCGTTGCACAAGTCCGGCCGGAATATCGAAGCTAGGGTAGCAATGGCGCAGGCACTGCGCCTGGGCACCGATGACGCGACGCTTAGCTACCACGCTGGCGTAATCGAACGTGCACTCGGGAATGACGCGCGCGCGCGATTACACTTCGAACGCGCGCTGGCAATCAACC